In Actinoplanes octamycinicus, the genomic window CTTCTCAGCGCCGGCCACCAGCACCGATCCGTCCGGCAGCTGGGTGATCTCACCGGCGGCCGGGTTCATCACCAGGGTCAACGAGGCGTCCGGGTCGTCGACCGGAAGGGCCCACAGCTCCCGGCCCCGGTGGTCGCCGGAGCTGGCGTGGACCGGCTCGACGGCGAGCAGCGTGGACCCGGTGAGGCCGAGCACGTTGTCGTAGACGGCCATGGAGCCGTTGTCCACGGTCCGGACCGGGGCGGACAGGTCCGAGCGTCGGTAGACGTCGAGAGAGCTCCGGCCGGTGCGTAGGCGCAGCAACGAATCCGGGGTCAGCCGGAACCCGGACACCTCCCAGTCGTCGGCCGACCCGTCGTACCGGTCGGGCAGCCGGGTTGCCGCGCCGGTGGCCACGTTGACGATGCTGAACTGGGTTTTCTCGTCGGAGCGGTACCGCAGGATGAAGTCGGCGGCGTCCGCGTCCTCGACGGAGAAGTCGGTGGCGCCGTCCGGCAGCCCGGTCACCGCGGTGTCAGCGCCGTCCCGGAGCAGGTGCCAGACCCCGGCCGCGTCGGTGGTCACCACCGTCTCGCCGAAGACCCGCTGGTACTCCTGCCCGGCCGGGATCTCCACGGTCCGCGTCTGCCCTTTCGCGGTCAGCGCGACGTGCGGCGCCGGCGCGGGGTAGTACAGCGCCACGGTGTCGGTGTGGGTGTCCGCCACCCGGAAGGTCTGGAACGACTGCTCCAGGAACGAGAAGTACCCGTTGTAGACGTCGTATTTGACGGTCGCGGACAGCCGTTGCGGAAGCGCGGTGGTGACCCCGGTCGCATACTCCGTCCAGAACAGCCGGTCGTCCCCCTCCTGAATCCACAGGAAGCCGGTCGCACCCGCGTTGAGCACCTGGGTGGCGCGCGGCACGGCCCGCTCCGCCGCCGGCACCACGACAGCGCCATCCGCCGCCACACTGCCGGACCCCGCAGCCAGCGCCGCGCTGCCTGTCCTCGTGGTCAGCGCCGCGCTGCTAGCCTCCGCGGCCAGAGCCGGGCTGCCCAGCCCACTCATGCCAACCGTCGTGACCAGCCCGAATGCCCCCGCCGCAGCCACCGCCGCCCGAAGCACTCGCCGATCCCGCCCGTTCCCCCGCACCGCGGCCTCCCCGTAGAAGACAGTCGCGCCCGCCTCGGCCGCGACGCTACTGCCCCGTTCCCACGCCAATGTCCCGCGGATCTTATCCGCCCCCAAGATCGAACGCCATGAGCGCCGCCCATCGATCCGCCCAGCGGCACCGCCCGCCGTCCATCGGTCTGCCCAGCGGCACCGCCCGCCGCCTATCGGTCTGTCCGGCCGCCCCGCCCGCCGCCTATCGGTCTGTCCAGCGGCACCGCCCGCCGCCTATCGGTCTGTCCAGCGGCACCGCCCGCCGCCTATCGGTCTGCCCGGCCGCCCCGCCCGCCGCCGCGACCTGACCACAAGCGCAGAACCGAGAAGGCGACCAGCCAGCGACGCGCGTCCAGCGATGGGTGCGGGTGGCGGCCCGGAGCGGGCTGGCCGACGGCGGCACCGGCCGGGACTGGTGCTCGCGTGACGGCTTCGCGCAGGGTGCGCCCGGCGCAGGGCGCGGGCGGTGGCGCCTGAGGTGGTGGGCGAGAGGCGCAGGCGGGGCGCAGGCGGGGCGCCGGAGGCAGCCAGTGACAGCCGGTGAAAGGAGCGAGTCCGGCGTGGTCAGACGCGCTGGGTGGCGAGGCGGGACTTGGCGGTGCTCTCCGTCGGGGTGGTGACCAGGGAGACCGCCGAGCGAAGCGAAGGCCACCAACGATCCGGAACCCGGCCGGCGAACAGTCACCGCCGTAACGCGGGGTCTGGGGGCTCGGCCCCCAGGCAAGAAATGCGAGGAGGGCCCCAGTCCGCGCTCTCCGCGGACACAGGACCCTCGCCACTCCGAGCGGGTGACGGGAATCGAACCCGCGCTGTCAGCTTGGGAAGCTGATGTTCTGCCATTGAACTACACCCGCAGCGGGCATCACTGTACCCGATTATCCGACTCTGTGGCGGAACCACCCCACGATGTGCCCGCCTCAGCCCGCCATGGCGAGGGTGCGCGGTAACTTGCTGGGTGCCCGCCAGGTCTGGGCGATCGGAATCGGTAGCGGGGCGGCGGCGAGCGGCACCGCGCCGGACGGGCCGTGGTGGCGCAGGGTCGCCGACTCGACGCTCAGCTCGAACAGCCGCCAGTCGACATCCGGCGAGGCGCGCAGCGCTCCGGCGATCGCCGTGATGGTGCGCGGGTCGCGGACCGGCATGGCCCGGCCGGACAGATAGGCCTCGTCGTCGCTCTCCTCCGGCGGATAGGAGTGCAGCGCATAGCGGGGGTCGCGCTCCAGGTCGCGGCGTTTCGGCGAGTTGACCAGGAAGCAATACAGCCCCGCGCCGGCGAAGACCGGCGAGATCGGGTGCACTCGCGGGCCGCCGTCGGGACGGATGGTGGCGAGGTAGCCCATGCCGGGGCCGTACTGCTGCAGGAGCGCACGGATGCCGGCGGCGAGCGACGGCTCGGCGGCGGCGAATTCGGACCAGGAAGCCATGCGGCCATTCTATCGAACATACGTTCGAGACGGCCAGCGAACGCGCCGATCGGGGGACAACCACCGAAACGACGGCAAAGCGCAGGTCGGTATGGTGTTGCGATGCTGCTCTCCGACCGTGACCTGGTGGCCGAGATCAAATCCGGCAGCCTCTCGCTCGAGCCCTTCGAGCCGTCGCTCATGCAGCCGTCCAGCATCGATGTGCGGTTGGACCGCTTCTTCCGGGTTTTCAACAACCACCTCTACACCCACATCGACCCGGCCGAGCAGCAGGACGAGCTGACCGCCGAGGTCGAGGTCGAGGACGGTCAGCCGTTCGTGCTGCACCCGGGCGAGTTCGTGCTGGCCTCCACGCTCGAGGTGATCACCCTCGGTCAGGAGCTGGCCGCGCGCCTGGAGGGCAAGAGCAGCCTGGGCCGCCTCGGCCTGCTCACCCACTCCACGGCTGGCTTCATCGACCCGGGCTTCTCCGGTCACGTAACGCTGGAGCTGTCCAACGTGGCGAACCTGCCGATCAAGCTCTGGCCGGGGATGAAAATCGGTCAGCTCTGCATCTTCCGGCTCTCCAGCCCGGCCGAGCACCCGTATGGCTCCGCCGTCTACGGCTCCCGCTACCAGGGCCAGCGCGGCCCGACCCCGAGCCGCTCGTCGATGAACTTCCGCACCTGGCCCACCCGCTGACCCCGCGCCGTGCGGGTTGTCGCCGGCCCGCACGGCCAGCCCGTCCTCCGGACGGATGAACTTCGCCTCCCGCTCACGGTCCGCTCCGGCACGAGCCGCCCACGACGATTTCGGTACGCCGTGAGCACGCTCGCCCGCAAGCGTGAACGCACACCGCCCGGAGGTGAGCGGTGTACGCGGAGTCCCCGGAAGTGAGCGGTGCGGCGGAGGCCGGCGGATCAGCGGTGCACGCGGAGGCCCTGGGCGAACGCGGTCCCGAGGACCTGCTCCACCTGGGCCGGGCTCAACCCGGTCGTCGGCACCCGCACCCACCGGCCGCCGCGCAGCCCGAACATCAACTGCCCGGACAGCGCCTCCACGCTGCGGAACGCCCGCCACGCGTAGGCGTGCCGCCCGGCCTCGCTGGACCGCGCCACCCCGCCGTCGCTGATCTCATAGGTGGTCAGCCGGCCGTGCCGCAGTGACCGTCGCGCCGTCCGGTTCAGCAGGACCACCGGCACCAGCACGGCGAGCACCACCCCGCCCGCCAGCAGTCCCGGCTGCAGCAGCCCGGTCGCCACCTGAACCAGCACGGTCACCGCCAGCAGGGCCCACCCCGCACATCGGGCGACCAGCACCGGAGTCCGCAACCGCCGCCGCGTGGCCGCCGCGACCAGCCCCGGATCCGGCGCCGCGATGATCTGGATCTGCACCCCGGAAACCTATCCCGATCATCCCAAAACTGAACCATCCGGACGGCCACCGGTCCGCTCCGCTCGGAGCTTGCCGCGCCTCTTTCGTATCGCGGAACTCCGCGGGGCCGTATCGGGCGGCTGGCGCAGGCTCCGGACGGGTCTGCGGGTGAGCTTGGTCGCGGGACGGGAGGTGGCCGGACGGGCGATCTACGATGACGCGGTGTATCTGATGATTTCGACGTACCAGAAGCCGCTTGCTGAGGTTGACCAGGCTCGGGAGGCGCATCTCGCGTTCGTCGCCGGGCTGGAGGAGCGGGGGCTGTCGGTCACCGCGGGGCGGCAGGATCCGCCGGTGGGCGGCATCATCCTGCTGGATGTGGACACCGAGGCCGAGGCGCACGAGGTGATCGCTCAGGATCCCTATGTGCAGCAGGGCCTGGCCACCTACGCCGCGGTCGGCTGGCAGATCAGCCGCGGTGCCCTCGCCGGCTACCAGCGCAAGTACTGACCGCCCGGCGCGGCCGCCGAGCACCTCGCCGACGGCCGCGTCCGCGCTGAGCACCCCGCCGACGGCCGCGCCCGCTCTGAGCGCGCCCCGACCCGGGCATGCCGCCGGCGAGCGACTCGGCTTGGTGACGACTCGGCTGCTGAGCGCGCCGGGGAGCAGGGCTGACGCCGGCATCCTGCTTCCCAAGTGGATGGTCGAGGTGGGCGGGTGCTCCGGTCGTACCCAAGCCGGGGTCCGGTGGGGCGCGGCGGGCTGGAAGCGCGCCGCGGTCCGGGGTCGGGCGGTGTCGCGTCAGGGGTCGAGGTCGGCGCCGGACAGCAGGCTGCGGATGGTGAGCTCGGCGGTGACCGGCGGCGGGCACTCGTCGACGATCGCGGCGGTGCCCAGATAGCGGTCGCCGAGCAGGGTGCGCAGGCCACGCGCCTGGGCGCCGGTCGCGGCCCAGTCGTCGACCACCAGGACGCGGTCGTCGTCGGCCAGCAGCCGGCGGCGGACGCCGAGCTGCTGGACGTCGCCGCGGTGGTCGGCCGGGACCTCGGCCCAGATCATCGGTTCGGCGATGGCCCGGCGGGCGCCGGCCCGGTACGCCTCGACGAACCCGACTCCGAGGGCGCGCGCCACGAGCGGGCCGAGCAGGAATCCGGTCACCTCGGGCGAGACCACCACGGTCGGCCGGTCGGACCGGAAGAGATCGGCGAGCGCCGGTCCGAGCCCGTCCAGGATCACCGGGTCACGCCACCAGCCGGACCGGTCGCTGACCAGATAATCGCTGGGTGGGCCCGGGTCGGTCCAGCGGAAGGCGCGGCGCAGCCGGTCACGGAGATCGTCGGTCACCGGGCCATCGTGTCACCGTCGCGCCGCCCCTCGTGGACCGACCGAATGACCCCGCACCTGACAGGTGGTCAGAACCTGATCGGACAACGGGTCAAGTTGATGCCCGATGTGACCTCGATCGGGCATGCTGTTCGGCGGAACCATGCCTACC contains:
- a CDS encoding pyridoxamine 5'-phosphate oxidase family protein; protein product: MASWSEFAAAEPSLAAGIRALLQQYGPGMGYLATIRPDGGPRVHPISPVFAGAGLYCFLVNSPKRRDLERDPRYALHSYPPEESDDEAYLSGRAMPVRDPRTITAIAGALRASPDVDWRLFELSVESATLRHHGPSGAVPLAAAPLPIPIAQTWRAPSKLPRTLAMAG
- the dcd gene encoding dCTP deaminase; translation: MLLSDRDLVAEIKSGSLSLEPFEPSLMQPSSIDVRLDRFFRVFNNHLYTHIDPAEQQDELTAEVEVEDGQPFVLHPGEFVLASTLEVITLGQELAARLEGKSSLGRLGLLTHSTAGFIDPGFSGHVTLELSNVANLPIKLWPGMKIGQLCIFRLSSPAEHPYGSAVYGSRYQGQRGPTPSRSSMNFRTWPTR
- a CDS encoding YcxB family protein — encoded protein: MQIQIIAAPDPGLVAAATRRRLRTPVLVARCAGWALLAVTVLVQVATGLLQPGLLAGGVVLAVLVPVVLLNRTARRSLRHGRLTTYEISDGGVARSSEAGRHAYAWRAFRSVEALSGQLMFGLRGGRWVRVPTTGLSPAQVEQVLGTAFAQGLRVHR
- a CDS encoding YciI family protein is translated as MSLVAGREVAGRAIYDDAVYLMISTYQKPLAEVDQAREAHLAFVAGLEERGLSVTAGRQDPPVGGIILLDVDTEAEAHEVIAQDPYVQQGLATYAAVGWQISRGALAGYQRKY
- a CDS encoding phosphoribosyltransferase; translation: MTDDLRDRLRRAFRWTDPGPPSDYLVSDRSGWWRDPVILDGLGPALADLFRSDRPTVVVSPEVTGFLLGPLVARALGVGFVEAYRAGARRAIAEPMIWAEVPADHRGDVQQLGVRRRLLADDDRVLVVDDWAATGAQARGLRTLLGDRYLGTAAIVDECPPPVTAELTIRSLLSGADLDP